In Dama dama isolate Ldn47 chromosome 9, ASM3311817v1, whole genome shotgun sequence, the following proteins share a genomic window:
- the LOC133061256 gene encoding olfactory receptor 7E24-like, translating into MGLSNDPELQPLLCVLFLSMYLVTVLGNLLIILAVTSDPHLHTPMYFFLSNLSLVDIGFISTTVPKMIVGIQSHSRVISCEGCLTQMSIFILFACMDSMLLTVMAFDRFVAICHPLHYVVIMNPRLCCSLVLVSFCVSLLDSQVHNVIVLQLTCFKDVEISSFFCDPSQLLNLACSDTFTNNIVSYTIGAMTGFLSISGIIFSYYKILVSILRVPSSGGMYKAFTTCGSHLAVVCLFYGTSLGVYLSSAISQSPRKDAAASVVYTVVTPMLNPFIYSLRNKDIKRALWRIQKRSEL; encoded by the exons ATGGGACTCTCAAATGACCCAGAACTGCAACCTTTGCTCTGTGTCCTCTTCCTGTCCATGTACCTGGTCACTGTGCTGGGGAACCTGCTCATCATATTAGCCGTCACCTCtgacccccacctccacacccccatgtacttcttcctctccaacctgtccTTGGTTGACATCGGTTTCATCTCCACCACAGTTCCCAAGATGATTGTGGGCATCCAATCTCACAGCAGAGTCATCTCCTGTGAAGGATGCTTGACTCAGATgtctatttttatcctttttgcaTGTATGGATAGTATGCTTCTTACTGTGATGGCCTTTGACAGGTTTGTGGCCATCTGTCACCCACTGCACTATGTGGTCATCATGAACCCGCGCCTCTGTTGCTCCTTAGTTTTGGTGTCCTTTTGTGTTAGCCTTTTGGACTCCCAGGTGCACAATGTGATTGTGTTACAACTTACCTGTTTCAAGGATGTAGAAATTTCTAGTTTCTTCTGTGATCCTTCTCAACTGCTCAACCTTGCTTGTTCTGACACTTTCACCAATAACATAGTCAGCTATACCATCGGTGCCATGACTGGTTTTCTCTCTATCTCAGGAATCATTTTCTCTTACTATAAAATTCTTGTCTCCATTCTGAGAGTCCCCTCATCAGGTGGGATGTACAAAGCCTTTACCACCTGTGGTTCTCACCTGGCagttgtttgcttattttatggAACATCCCTGGGTGTGTACCTCAGCTCAGCCATCTCACAATCTCCCAGGAAGGATGCAGCAGCCTCGGTGGTGTACACTGTGGTcacccccatgctgaaccccttcatctacagcctgaggaacaaAGACATCAAAAGGGCCTTGTGGAGG ATTCAAAAGAGATCAGAG TTATGA